The Prochlorothrix hollandica PCC 9006 = CALU 1027 genome includes a region encoding these proteins:
- a CDS encoding serine/threonine-protein kinase, translated as MLLDNRYQILRSLGSGGFGEALLAEDTQMPSRRRCVIKKLHPVNNDPQIYSIIRDRFQREAAILEDLGKHDQIPTLYAYFEEDGNFYLAQELIDGQSLTELMRSQGICSEAYVRDFLTSALGILEYVHAKRIIHRDINPNNIIVRERDHRPVLIDFGAVKELMSSAITLEGQVTASIVIGTPGFMSSEQAAGRPIYSSDLYALALTAIYLLTQRLPQSLEINNATGEILWSHYCPSLSPTLIAILKQAVDPNPRDRYGTATLMREALVQGSTVPATAELSPSGSMPPRSPAPGSTVLSSAPSGPNPAGPTLASSTSPSPGNDWQKTLVIAGSTVFAILVGFWMLSRSQSTTVVVDPSPTPLPSTDSTPELTPTPVPETPAPTPTPVPETPAPTPPPETPAPTPTISSAGSTTLSNEYQEQVQTQLSVARLALGLEDYEDSYDSYISAIEGGSLETLNLPLDAGNTYSIVGVCDVDCSDLDLTLYDDNGNQIDEDQESDDYPIVTVEPSWSATFRLDATMYQCDTATCVYGIGVFRKPVP; from the coding sequence ATGCTCTTAGATAATCGCTATCAAATTTTACGATCCCTGGGGTCTGGCGGCTTCGGAGAGGCGCTGCTGGCGGAAGATACACAGATGCCGTCACGGCGACGCTGTGTCATTAAAAAACTGCATCCCGTCAACAATGATCCCCAGATTTATAGCATCATTCGCGATCGCTTCCAACGGGAAGCTGCCATCCTGGAAGATCTGGGCAAACATGATCAAATCCCCACCCTCTATGCCTATTTTGAGGAAGACGGCAATTTCTATTTAGCCCAAGAACTGATCGACGGCCAATCCCTGACCGAGCTGATGCGATCCCAGGGCATTTGCAGCGAAGCCTATGTGCGGGATTTTTTGACTAGCGCCCTGGGGATTCTGGAATATGTCCACGCAAAACGCATTATTCACCGGGATATCAACCCCAATAATATTATTGTGCGGGAACGGGATCATCGCCCCGTGCTCATTGACTTTGGGGCCGTGAAGGAACTGATGAGCAGCGCCATCACCCTAGAGGGCCAAGTCACGGCCTCGATCGTCATTGGTACACCGGGCTTTATGTCTTCGGAACAGGCCGCAGGGCGACCGATCTATAGCAGCGATCTCTATGCCCTCGCCCTGACCGCCATTTATCTGTTGACCCAACGCCTACCCCAAAGCCTGGAAATTAATAATGCCACGGGGGAAATTCTCTGGAGTCACTATTGTCCAAGCCTCAGCCCCACCCTCATTGCCATTCTCAAGCAAGCGGTGGATCCCAATCCCCGCGATCGCTATGGCACTGCCACCCTGATGCGGGAAGCCCTCGTCCAGGGCAGCACCGTACCCGCAACGGCGGAACTGTCTCCCTCAGGGTCAATGCCTCCCCGTTCTCCAGCCCCTGGATCCACGGTTCTCTCCTCTGCACCCTCTGGCCCAAACCCGGCAGGCCCAACGCTAGCTTCAAGCACCTCCCCATCGCCAGGGAATGACTGGCAAAAGACCCTGGTCATTGCTGGCTCAACGGTGTTTGCGATTTTAGTGGGGTTTTGGATGTTGAGCCGATCCCAATCCACGACCGTCGTCGTAGACCCTTCCCCCACGCCGCTGCCCTCCACCGACAGTACCCCCGAACTCACCCCAACGCCGGTGCCAGAAACCCCAGCCCCCACACCAACGCCGGTGCCAGAAACCCCAGCCCCCACACCACCTCCAGAAACCCCAGCCCCTACTCCCACTATCTCGTCCGCAGGCTCAACTACCTTGAGCAACGAATATCAAGAGCAGGTGCAGACCCAGCTAAGCGTTGCACGGTTGGCCCTAGGTCTAGAGGATTATGAAGATAGCTATGACAGTTACATCAGTGCCATCGAAGGGGGCAGTCTGGAGACCTTAAATTTACCGTTGGATGCTGGGAATACCTATTCCATCGTGGGGGTCTGTGACGTAGATTGTAGCGATTTAGACCTGACGTTATATGACGACAATGGCAATCAAATTGATGAAGATCAGGAAAGCGATGACTACCCGATCGTAACGGTGGAACCCTCCTGGAGTGCCACCTTTCGTTTAGATGCCACCATGTACCAATGTGACACCGCCACCTGTGTTTATGGCATTGGCGTGTTTAGAAAACCAGTGCCCTAA
- the zds gene encoding 9,9'-di-cis-zeta-carotene desaturase encodes MRIAIVGAGLAGMAAAVDLVDAGHTVELFESRPFVGGKVGSWVDADGNHVEMGLHVFFGCYYQLFDLMRKVGAIDHLRLKDHTHVFVNEGGRLGALDFRFITGAPFNGLKAFFTTSQLTLQDKVTNALALGTSPIVRGLVDFQGAMNTIRALDSVSFADWFRSHGGSNGSLKRMWNPIAYALGFIDTENISARCMLTIFQFFAAKTEASVLRMLEGSPQEYLHTPIVNYLEARGAKFHLRQRIREVLFTEADGQTQVTGLSLGEGDQATVVTADAYLAACDVPGIQRLLPEPWRKWSAFDNIYKLDAVPVATVQLRFDGWVTELEDADRRQQLKEAAGIDNLLYTADADFSCFADLALTSPSDYYRAGEGSLLQLVLTPGDPFIKESNEAIAHHVLQQVQALFPSARDLQMTWYSVVKLAQSLYREAPGMDPFRPAQKTPVANFFLAGSYTQQDYIDSMEGATLSGRQAAKEILGAALS; translated from the coding sequence ATGCGCATTGCGATCGTTGGAGCCGGTTTGGCCGGTATGGCTGCTGCTGTGGACCTGGTGGATGCAGGCCATACCGTGGAACTGTTTGAGTCTCGTCCCTTTGTGGGCGGTAAAGTGGGCAGTTGGGTGGATGCCGATGGAAACCATGTGGAAATGGGTCTCCATGTGTTTTTTGGCTGCTATTACCAGTTATTTGACCTGATGCGTAAGGTGGGGGCGATCGATCACCTGCGCCTCAAGGACCATACCCATGTCTTCGTCAATGAGGGGGGTCGCCTCGGTGCCCTGGATTTCCGCTTCATCACCGGTGCCCCCTTCAACGGTCTCAAAGCCTTTTTCACCACGTCCCAACTGACCCTCCAGGACAAGGTGACCAACGCCCTGGCCCTGGGCACCAGCCCCATTGTCCGGGGGTTAGTGGACTTTCAGGGAGCTATGAATACCATTCGTGCCTTGGATTCCGTCAGCTTTGCCGACTGGTTCCGCAGCCACGGGGGATCCAATGGCAGTCTTAAGCGCATGTGGAACCCGATCGCCTATGCCCTGGGTTTCATCGACACGGAGAATATTTCGGCCCGCTGTATGCTGACCATTTTCCAGTTTTTCGCCGCGAAAACCGAGGCTTCGGTGCTGCGGATGCTGGAGGGTTCGCCCCAGGAGTATTTGCACACGCCGATCGTCAACTACCTAGAAGCGCGGGGGGCTAAGTTCCACCTGCGGCAACGGATTCGGGAGGTGCTGTTTACGGAAGCGGACGGCCAAACCCAGGTGACGGGCCTGAGCCTGGGGGAGGGGGACCAAGCCACGGTGGTGACTGCCGATGCTTATTTGGCGGCCTGTGATGTGCCGGGGATTCAGCGGTTGCTGCCGGAGCCGTGGCGCAAGTGGTCGGCGTTCGACAATATTTACAAGCTGGATGCGGTGCCGGTGGCCACGGTGCAGTTGCGTTTTGATGGCTGGGTGACGGAGTTGGAGGATGCCGATCGCCGCCAACAACTGAAGGAAGCGGCGGGTATCGATAATTTGCTCTATACGGCTGATGCTGATTTTTCCTGTTTTGCGGACTTGGCCCTGACTAGCCCCAGCGACTATTACCGGGCCGGTGAAGGCTCGCTGTTGCAGTTGGTGTTGACCCCTGGGGATCCCTTTATTAAGGAAAGCAATGAGGCGATCGCCCACCATGTTCTCCAACAGGTGCAAGCCCTGTTTCCCTCGGCCCGTGATCTCCAGATGACTTGGTACAGTGTGGTGAAGCTGGCCCAATCCCTCTACCGGGAAGCGCCGGGGATGGATCCGTTCCGCCCTGCCCAGAAAACTCCGGTTGCCAATTTCTTTTTGGCGGGCAGCTATACCCAACAGGACTATATCGACAGTATGGAAGGGGCGACGCTCTCTGGTCGTCAGGCTGCGAAGGAAATCCTAGGGGCGGCGCTGTCCTAA
- a CDS encoding DUF5357 family protein, which translates to MRDFFQSVRSMLLPERFYSWQTAMALCVLAWLMSFPTVPPIQNLLVRLGWIFLIIGVGWMTTANPIQLWGLSFSPWITGILVCLFLFVSSPDQGIPRIAVISWPVIAALVAIFPASFRPDTGFQVPPIATRTRLLVLVLVNLLLTAWILFFYTLADWLVAYPGLRQENFAASTFIYPVGTVSAADDRGQQIVAQMIQELQLQVDGRTRSEVEQWLRRLQDDPAAPNQFREAVFQQLALTTPRSVKDAKFWQFELRIADPEYQVLLGTRWMGPSAMATGYLMQRTCRISFPTALPTAIADVTCVGPVNKIVESPSR; encoded by the coding sequence ATGCGAGACTTTTTCCAATCCGTTCGGTCGATGCTGTTGCCGGAGCGCTTCTACTCCTGGCAAACGGCCATGGCGTTGTGTGTCCTGGCCTGGTTGATGTCCTTCCCCACGGTCCCCCCCATCCAAAATTTGTTGGTGCGCCTGGGTTGGATTTTTCTGATTATTGGGGTGGGCTGGATGACCACGGCTAACCCGATCCAGTTGTGGGGGTTGTCCTTTAGCCCCTGGATTACGGGGATTTTGGTCTGTTTGTTTCTGTTTGTCAGCAGCCCAGACCAGGGGATCCCCCGCATTGCGGTCATTTCCTGGCCGGTGATTGCGGCCTTGGTGGCCATCTTCCCCGCCAGTTTTCGCCCCGACACGGGGTTCCAGGTACCGCCCATTGCGACCCGTACCCGGCTGTTGGTGTTGGTGTTGGTCAATTTGCTCCTGACGGCTTGGATCCTGTTTTTCTATACCTTGGCGGATTGGTTGGTGGCCTATCCCGGCTTGCGCCAAGAGAACTTTGCCGCCAGTACCTTTATTTACCCCGTGGGGACGGTGTCGGCGGCGGACGATCGCGGCCAACAGATTGTGGCCCAGATGATCCAGGAACTGCAATTGCAGGTGGATGGCCGGACGCGATCGGAGGTGGAACAGTGGCTACGACGGCTCCAGGACGATCCCGCTGCCCCCAACCAATTCCGGGAGGCGGTGTTTCAGCAATTGGCCCTGACCACGCCGCGATCGGTCAAGGATGCCAAGTTTTGGCAGTTTGAGCTACGCATTGCCGACCCTGAATATCAAGTGCTGTTGGGGACCCGCTGGATGGGACCCAGTGCCATGGCCACGGGGTATTTGATGCAACGCACCTGCCGCATTAGCTTTCCCACCGCCTTGCCCACGGCCATTGCCGATGTGACCTGTGTGGGTCCGGTCAATAAAATTGTGGAATCTCCATCACGGTAA
- a CDS encoding CBS domain-containing protein, whose product MAFDPSLAWVPNLEDAIDLHPLIVPPHTPLTTVITQLSQYHHRACKLPQAELSLDRSAVDRPTLDRPTLDRSALDRPPLAGGRSSCALVMDGPQLLGILTERDVVRLTAQALNLSHLSAADVMVQPVITLPTRSLQDIFAALFIFRRYRIRHIPVVDDGGQVRGVISHDSVRQVLRPANLLRFRRVADVMTTSVIQAPLTATVLEIARLMAQHRVSCVVIVQTDGEGNPQPVGIVTERDIVQFQALQVSIAQTQAHLVMSSPLFLLSPEDSLWSAHQTMQERRMGRLVVSWNWGQGLGLVTQTSLLRVFDPMEMYGVIENLQQTIQQMEAQQRTPGSPIAGSQPLSIEPLGIENTGIGSPAQPSAALQPVNLQPGNLQPGNLQPGNLQPGNLQPGKLTAETFTPQDLTPDAAPPLIPALPPDLPGDSYPSPLVLLTMLQGDLQQLAADQTLSAAQQRSRIRSLLQPLQQALALSQRRA is encoded by the coding sequence ATGGCCTTTGACCCTTCCCTCGCCTGGGTGCCCAATCTTGAGGATGCGATCGACCTCCATCCCCTGATCGTGCCCCCCCATACGCCCTTAACCACGGTCATTACCCAACTGAGCCAATACCACCATCGAGCCTGTAAGCTACCCCAGGCGGAACTTTCTTTGGATCGGTCAGCGGTCGATCGACCAACCCTCGATCGGCCAACCCTCGATCGGTCAGCCCTCGATCGGCCACCACTAGCGGGGGGACGCTCCAGTTGTGCCCTGGTGATGGATGGGCCGCAACTGCTGGGGATTTTGACGGAGCGGGATGTGGTGCGGCTGACGGCCCAAGCCCTGAACCTGAGCCATCTGTCGGCGGCGGATGTCATGGTGCAGCCCGTGATTACCCTACCGACGCGATCCCTACAGGACATTTTCGCTGCCCTCTTTATCTTCCGGCGCTACCGCATTCGCCACATCCCGGTGGTGGACGATGGGGGGCAGGTGCGGGGGGTTATTTCCCATGACAGTGTGCGGCAGGTGTTGCGCCCTGCCAACCTGTTGCGGTTCCGGCGGGTGGCGGATGTGATGACCACATCGGTGATTCAGGCTCCCCTCACGGCCACGGTGTTAGAGATAGCGCGGCTGATGGCCCAGCATCGGGTCAGTTGTGTGGTCATTGTCCAGACCGATGGGGAAGGGAACCCGCAGCCCGTGGGCATTGTGACGGAGCGGGACATCGTTCAGTTTCAGGCGCTCCAGGTGTCCATTGCCCAAACCCAAGCCCACCTCGTCATGAGTAGTCCCCTCTTTCTGCTCAGTCCGGAAGATTCCCTATGGAGCGCCCACCAGACCATGCAGGAGCGCCGGATGGGGCGGTTGGTGGTGTCGTGGAATTGGGGTCAAGGCTTGGGATTGGTGACCCAAACCAGTTTGCTCCGGGTCTTTGATCCCATGGAAATGTATGGGGTGATTGAGAACTTGCAGCAGACGATCCAGCAGATGGAGGCTCAGCAGAGAACCCCTGGCTCCCCGATCGCCGGATCTCAGCCGTTGTCGATCGAGCCGTTAGGGATAGAGAACACAGGCATAGGATCACCGGCCCAGCCATCAGCCGCCTTGCAACCCGTAAATTTGCAGCCCGGAAACTTGCAGCCCGGAAACTTGCAGCCCGGAAACTTGCAACCCGGAAACTTGCAACCCGGAAAACTAACAGCCGAAACGTTCACGCCCCAAGACCTAACGCCCGATGCCGCCCCGCCTTTGATCCCGGCCCTGCCGCCAGACCTGCCAGGGGATAGCTACCCCAGTCCCCTGGTTCTGTTGACCATGCTCCAGGGGGATCTTCAGCAACTGGCAGCGGATCAAACCCTATCAGCGGCCCAACAACGATCGCGGATCCGATCGCTGCTGCAACCCCTCCAACAAGCCTTGGCCCTGTCCCAGCGTCGGGCCTAA
- a CDS encoding recombinase family protein, translating into MEETSPKNLSVWERLERGRQAKASTGGYVGYGSPAFGQRSVNGELVDDPVECQVIELIRRHHKSGKSLQKIADWLNYQGYTTKRGQPWQRISVKRVLDRLYGKTGRSSEDPGDPDQTLDRGITLEALGDDCNNQDRSQAS; encoded by the coding sequence ATGGAGGAGACTTCTCCTAAGAATTTATCCGTTTGGGAACGCCTAGAACGGGGACGACAAGCCAAAGCCAGCACGGGCGGCTATGTGGGTTATGGGTCTCCCGCCTTTGGCCAGCGATCGGTCAACGGTGAGTTAGTGGATGACCCGGTGGAGTGTCAAGTGATTGAACTGATTCGCCGCCACCATAAGTCGGGGAAATCCCTCCAGAAAATTGCCGACTGGCTCAACTACCAGGGATACACCACCAAGCGAGGACAGCCCTGGCAACGCATTTCCGTCAAACGGGTCCTCGATCGCCTCTATGGCAAAACTGGCAGGAGCAGCGAGGATCCTGGGGATCCAGACCAGACCCTGGACCGGGGCATTACCTTGGAAGCCCTGGGGGATGATTGCAATAACCAAGACCGCTCTCAAGCATCCTAA
- the crtR gene encoding beta-carotene hydroxylase yields MSEAQVPLTVPREFLQPPGTFNPNLWMCLAAYGLVTLSTLGYMGGDWPRWCCFWMNVLALHLVGTVIHDASHNAAHPSRVMNAVLGHASALLLGFSFPVFTRVHLQHHGNVNDPENDPDHFVSTSGPVWLIAPRFFYHEIFFFQRKLWRKYELLEWVLGRAAVGGLIYVGIHYGYQDYILNFWFSPALVVGIALGIFFDYLPHRPFQERHRWRNARVYPSRILNMLIMGQNYHLVHHLWPSIPWYRYQPAYGATRHLMDERDSPQTLGIFSGKEFWQFLYDVFLGIRFHQPNH; encoded by the coding sequence ATGTCGGAGGCACAGGTGCCCCTGACAGTACCACGGGAGTTCTTGCAGCCACCGGGCACCTTCAATCCCAATTTGTGGATGTGCTTGGCGGCCTATGGTTTAGTAACCCTCTCTACCCTGGGCTATATGGGTGGAGATTGGCCCCGGTGGTGTTGTTTTTGGATGAATGTTTTGGCCTTGCATTTGGTGGGCACCGTCATTCACGATGCATCCCACAATGCCGCTCATCCGAGCCGGGTGATGAATGCCGTGCTGGGCCATGCCAGTGCCCTGCTTTTGGGGTTCTCCTTTCCCGTGTTCACCCGTGTTCACCTCCAGCACCATGGCAACGTCAATGATCCGGAGAATGATCCTGATCATTTTGTCTCCACCAGTGGGCCGGTGTGGCTCATTGCCCCCCGGTTTTTTTACCACGAAATCTTTTTCTTCCAGCGCAAGCTCTGGCGCAAGTATGAGCTGCTGGAGTGGGTGCTGGGGCGAGCCGCCGTGGGGGGTCTGATCTATGTGGGCATCCACTACGGTTACCAGGACTATATTCTCAACTTCTGGTTCTCGCCCGCCCTGGTGGTGGGCATCGCCCTGGGGATCTTTTTTGATTATTTGCCCCACCGCCCGTTTCAGGAACGGCACCGTTGGCGCAATGCCAGGGTTTACCCCAGCCGCATCTTAAATATGCTGATCATGGGTCAGAACTACCACCTGGTTCACCACCTCTGGCCATCGATTCCCTGGTACCGTTATCAACCCGCCTATGGGGCCACCCGCCATTTAATGGACGAACGGGACAGCCCCCAAACCCTAGGAATCTTCTCAGGCAAGGAATTTTGGCAATTCCTCTACGATGTATTTTTGGGTATCCGTTTCCATCAACCCAACCACTAA
- the psbO gene encoding photosystem II manganese-stabilizing polypeptide: MRYRAVLATFLAICLTFLTACSGSDLSASDRLTYDQIKSLSYDDIVGTGLAGKCPQIAAEANGSISLGEGQTLTLSQLCIEPDDFFVKEEPTNKRTVAEFVTAQPLTRVTTTLDQIFGPLAVNGEGALTFTESGGLDFAAITVRVPSGEQFPFLFTTKGLVATASTAGTAIAPDVTLGGDYLVPSYRTSNFLDPKGRGLTAGYETAVALPPQGDSEEIMRENMKSFDVGTGHIEFTISKVDAETGEVAGIFEAVQTSDTDMGSKEAADVKIRGLFYGRIDA; encoded by the coding sequence ATGAGGTATCGAGCCGTACTGGCTACCTTTTTGGCCATTTGTCTAACCTTTTTAACCGCTTGCTCCGGTAGCGATCTGTCTGCCAGCGATCGACTCACCTATGACCAAATCAAGTCCCTCAGCTACGATGACATCGTTGGGACTGGTCTGGCGGGCAAGTGCCCCCAGATTGCCGCAGAAGCCAATGGCTCCATCTCCCTGGGTGAAGGCCAGACCTTAACCCTGAGCCAACTGTGCATCGAGCCAGATGACTTCTTTGTGAAGGAAGAGCCGACCAACAAGCGGACTGTCGCTGAGTTTGTCACAGCCCAGCCCCTCACCCGTGTCACCACCACCCTCGACCAAATCTTTGGACCCTTGGCAGTGAATGGCGAGGGAGCATTGACCTTCACAGAATCCGGTGGTCTGGACTTTGCAGCCATTACCGTGCGCGTTCCCAGTGGCGAGCAGTTCCCGTTCCTCTTCACCACGAAGGGATTAGTGGCCACTGCTAGCACCGCTGGCACTGCGATCGCCCCCGATGTCACCTTGGGTGGCGACTACCTGGTGCCCTCTTACCGTACCTCCAATTTCTTGGATCCCAAAGGTCGGGGTTTAACCGCAGGCTATGAAACCGCTGTGGCTCTGCCTCCCCAGGGAGACTCCGAGGAAATCATGCGGGAGAATATGAAGAGCTTCGATGTGGGCACGGGCCACATCGAGTTCACCATCTCCAAAGTCGATGCAGAAACCGGTGAAGTGGCTGGTATCTTTGAAGCCGTTCAGACCTCTGACACCGATATGGGTAGCAAAGAGGCGGCAGATGTCAAAATCCGTGGCCTGTTCTACGGTCGCATTGATGCCTAG
- the fraC gene encoding filament integrity protein FraC, with product MRVLVFQILLLLVVIALEAMVLQQKLGISERGSVQFSTVLNLFSTIVGWLVFLVVELVVPERWRLEIIDYVLFNGVFQLDPQTISTVAVVCMLLIFITTFFMETQALNLLLLVLRTQPQVRKDTNQVQINRMSRYQASWTDQYRMNTLLIANACSYGAVLVILFLRQVFMT from the coding sequence GTGAGGGTCCTTGTTTTTCAAATTTTGTTGCTGTTGGTGGTGATCGCCCTAGAAGCCATGGTTTTGCAACAGAAATTGGGCATCAGTGAACGGGGGAGTGTGCAATTTTCCACCGTCTTAAATCTGTTTTCAACAATCGTGGGCTGGTTGGTCTTTCTGGTGGTGGAACTGGTGGTGCCGGAGCGCTGGCGCTTAGAGATCATTGACTATGTTCTCTTTAACGGGGTCTTCCAGCTTGATCCCCAAACCATCAGTACTGTGGCAGTGGTTTGTATGCTGCTGATCTTTATCACCACGTTCTTCATGGAAACCCAGGCGCTCAATCTCTTGTTGCTGGTGTTGCGGACCCAGCCCCAAGTGCGCAAGGACACCAACCAAGTGCAGATCAACCGCATGAGCCGCTACCAAGCGTCCTGGACAGATCAGTATCGAATGAATACACTGCTCATTGCCAATGCCTGTAGTTATGGGGCCGTGCTGGTGATCCTGTTCCTACGCCAGGTCTTTATGACCTGA
- the trxA gene encoding thioredoxin, translating to MTTQTGATFIENEAEFDTLLTTNTLMVVDCTATWCGPCKIVAPLMDKLCDEYRDRAQVYKLDLDTNKDLAKRYQVRSIPAVLFFKDGELMETAIGVKPYDDFKETLEKYL from the coding sequence ATGACGACCCAAACTGGCGCAACCTTTATTGAAAATGAAGCTGAATTTGATACGTTGCTGACCACCAATACCCTCATGGTGGTGGATTGTACTGCGACCTGGTGTGGCCCTTGTAAAATCGTGGCCCCTTTAATGGACAAGCTGTGTGATGAATATCGCGATCGTGCCCAAGTTTATAAACTCGATCTCGACACTAATAAAGACCTAGCCAAGCGCTATCAAGTGCGTAGTATTCCAGCAGTCTTATTCTTCAAAGATGGAGAACTCATGGAAACTGCCATTGGTGTCAAGCCCTATGACGACTTCAAAGAAACCCTAGAGAAATATCTCTAA
- a CDS encoding MotA/TolQ/ExbB proton channel family protein, with the protein MAIDNLFAAGGIVMWPLLAFSILSMALILERLIFWFRVIPRQDRLVRDVLKLYRHNPSAAYSQLERNADLPLARIFMAPLMLDRPSPEEFRLALESAGQAELPQLRRFNTLFDTVISVAPLLGLLGTILGLMNAFASLKVGDVGGTQTAGVTEGISESLVSTAAGLVVAIFTLLFTNIFRGIYRRQVALIQEQGGQLELLYRRRAEQGGYPRATTGR; encoded by the coding sequence ATGGCGATCGATAACTTATTTGCAGCGGGTGGGATAGTGATGTGGCCTTTATTGGCCTTCTCCATCCTCTCCATGGCGTTAATTCTGGAACGGCTCATCTTTTGGTTCCGGGTCATTCCCCGCCAAGATCGCCTGGTGCGGGACGTGCTGAAACTCTATCGCCACAACCCCTCAGCCGCCTACAGCCAACTGGAGCGCAACGCTGACTTACCCTTGGCCCGCATTTTCATGGCCCCCTTGATGCTCGATCGCCCCAGCCCCGAAGAATTTCGCCTTGCCCTGGAAAGCGCCGGACAGGCAGAGTTGCCCCAATTGCGCCGGTTTAATACCCTCTTCGACACGGTCATTAGCGTCGCCCCCCTCCTGGGACTCTTGGGAACCATTTTGGGCCTGATGAACGCCTTCGCCTCCCTCAAGGTGGGGGACGTGGGGGGAACCCAAACCGCTGGCGTGACGGAAGGTATTAGTGAATCCCTGGTCTCCACCGCAGCGGGTCTGGTGGTGGCCATTTTTACCCTGTTGTTTACCAATATTTTCCGGGGCATTTATCGCCGCCAAGTGGCCCTGATCCAAGAACAGGGGGGGCAACTGGAGCTACTGTACCGCCGTCGCGCTGAACAAGGAGGCTACCCCCGTGCAACTACTGGACGATGA
- a CDS encoding molybdenum cofactor biosynthesis protein MoaE, protein MALTPAPSDPRDRLALTFAPLDLADCYSQAEDPANGAVVVMSGTVRNQTDGKPVVALDYQAYEPMALEVFRAIAAQIRQQWTQVNRVVIHHRTGRLAIGEISVLVAVGCPHRGEAFAACQYAIDTLKHNAPIWKKELWQDGSSEWVSIGACEV, encoded by the coding sequence ATGGCCCTGACTCCTGCCCCCTCGGATCCCCGCGATCGCTTGGCCCTGACCTTTGCCCCCCTGGACTTGGCGGACTGCTACAGCCAAGCCGAGGATCCCGCCAATGGGGCTGTGGTGGTGATGAGCGGCACCGTGCGCAACCAGACCGACGGCAAGCCGGTGGTGGCCCTCGATTACCAAGCCTATGAACCCATGGCCCTGGAGGTGTTCCGGGCGATCGCTGCCCAAATCCGCCAGCAGTGGACCCAGGTTAACCGGGTCGTAATTCACCATCGGACGGGGCGTTTGGCCATTGGTGAAATCAGTGTCTTAGTCGCAGTGGGCTGTCCTCACCGGGGTGAAGCCTTTGCCGCCTGCCAATATGCCATTGATACCCTCAAGCATAATGCCCCCATCTGGAAAAAAGAACTCTGGCAGGATGGATCCAGCGAGTGGGTCAGTATTGGAGCCTGTGAGGTCTAG
- a CDS encoding DUF4160 domain-containing protein — MPTILRKDGFRIVIYFDDHLPCHVHAISGDSETKINLGDRAHPPTIVEHRGKRSSALKALQLVVEHQNELITAWEEIHGSL, encoded by the coding sequence ATGCCAACTATTCTCCGTAAAGATGGGTTCCGGATTGTGATCTATTTTGATGATCACTTGCCTTGCCATGTTCACGCCATCAGTGGGGATAGTGAGACTAAAATCAATCTAGGCGATCGCGCCCATCCGCCCACGATCGTGGAGCATCGAGGCAAGCGCAGTAGCGCTCTGAAAGCTCTGCAACTTGTGGTGGAACATCAAAACGAACTCATTACTGCTTGGGAGGAGATTCATGGTTCCCTCTAA
- a CDS encoding ExbD/TolR family protein, giving the protein MIDAIFAILAFFIISTLSLTKSEGLPVNLPPAATGQGQGDTPATVTIAPQGQVYLNREAVPVANLAQALETFRGDQPQILVILNADESVTHGVVVKVMDQVRQVEGARLAIATTQP; this is encoded by the coding sequence ATGATCGATGCCATTTTTGCCATCTTGGCCTTTTTCATCATTTCAACCCTGTCCCTCACCAAGTCTGAGGGGTTACCCGTCAATTTGCCCCCCGCCGCCACCGGCCAAGGCCAAGGGGATACCCCTGCGACGGTGACGATCGCCCCCCAAGGCCAAGTGTATCTCAACCGGGAAGCCGTGCCCGTGGCCAACCTAGCCCAAGCCCTGGAAACCTTTCGGGGCGATCAACCCCAGATTTTAGTGATTCTGAATGCCGATGAAAGCGTGACCCATGGCGTAGTGGTCAAGGTCATGGATCAAGTGCGCCAGGTGGAGGGGGCGCGGCTGGCGATCGCCACCACCCAGCCCTAA